The region CCTCGGTCAGTCGCGCGATGGCGGCACCGTGGCGGCCTGCCTTTCTCAGCTCATTGCCGTGCATGCGTAGGGTGTGGCCGAGGAAGGAGCTGTTGTCCAGGTGGCGGGCCAAGCGCATGGCCTGCCCTGTCCAGTAGGCGGCCAAGTACAGCCTTTCCTCCGCCAGGACGTGACCCAGCGACGTTCCCAGCGTCGCGCGTGCCCGCGCCAGCAGGGATGCGGTCCCATGGTCGACAAGCCCTTCCTTGAGCCGAGCCTCCAACCGTGCCACCAGGGGCCACAGCTCCTCGACTGCTTCGGCTGCGCGTCCGGCCTGCCGGGCTATCTCCGCGAGCCGTACGGTCGACTCCCCGAACTGTAGGGCCGCAAGGAAGTCCGCGTCTTCCTCGGTGCTGATCCCCAAGGCGTGGGGAGGGATCGACAGAACCCGACTGATGTGCGCCAAGCCCTGGCGGTCGCCGATGGTGCGCTGGCGACGCTCCAGAAGGGAGATATAGGAGGGGTCGTAGCCCAACAGCTCACCCATCGCCGCCTGGGACAGTCCTGTCAACCTGCGGTAGCAGCGAAGGATCACCGCGAGTTCACGGCTTTCCAGGGCCTGGCGTGCTTCGGGCAGCAACCAGAGCCAGCGCGCCGCCGGCCTGGCGCTCATGCGCGCGATCGGGAGAACCAGTCCAGCACCGAGCGCTTGTAACCCTCTGGCATCGGCAGGCCGGGGACCTCGGCCTCGGTGAACAGGCCCGCCTCCTTGTGCTCGCTGGAGACCACGACCGGCGCCCGGGAGTCCACGCGGCACCCGTAGGTGACGATGAAGACGTGCCGGTCGACCTGGGTGATGTGATAGATCCACGAGTCGAGGACGGCGGACACCTCGACCGGCCAGCCCGTCTCCTCCTCGATCTCCCGGGCCAGGCACTCCTCGGGGGTCTCTCCGATCTCGATCTTGCCGCCGGGCAGTTCCCACTCATCGCGCTCGTTGCGCAGCAGCAGTACCCGGTCGTCACGGATCACCACCCCCTTGACGGAGACGGGGAACATACGCGGAACGTAGGGGGTGTCCGACACGGGAGGGCTCGCTTTCGAAGGCGTACGGGCTCGACGCTAGCGAAACTAGCATCGGGCCGCCCGGTTTTCGGTGGACACCGCCTTGACGGATTGTCACTGGACCTTCCCGAAGCCGGTCCGTGAAGCTGAGCGGTGTGGACGAGACGACACTCCCTCCGGCCGTCGACGACGGCTCCCTCCTCATCCGGTACCTTGTCGACCTGCACGGCTCCGACTTCCAACGGCGCCTGTGGTCCGCCCTCTCCGGAGACGGCCTGGCCACCTTCACGGGAATCCTTGACCGAAGCGCGTTCGCGCGTCTGGCCCGAGGCCTGGCGGCCCTTTACCCCCACCCCGACGCGGACCCTGACGGGCTTACCCTGCTGCATGCCCGAGAGAGTGGGGAAACGCTCGGAAAGCGCGGGTTCAGCGACGCGGAGCTTCTTCCGCACACGGAGCGGTCGTGCACGACGGTTCCTCCGCACCTGCTCATGCTCGTGTGCCTGACGCCTGGACTCCACGGCGGAGAGACCCTTCTCATCGACGGTCGCTCCGTGGCCGAGGACCTCGCTCGGACCGAACCGGAGTCATGGCGTGTGCTGTCGGGTCCGCGTACCGCCTATTTCGGGGGAGCAGCCGGCCATGCCGGATCGATCTTCGAACCTCTCAGTTCCGGAAGGTGGATGATCCGTCTGCGCCTGGACGAACTCGTCCGCTTCGCACCCCAGACCCTGCCCCATGTGGCGATTCTGAGGAAGGTCATAGGCAGGCACACGAAGACTCTGCTTCTAGAGCCGGGACAGGGATTCATCCTCGACAACACCCGCTGGCTCCACGGCCGCCGCTCCTTCCAAGGGCCGCGCACGATGCTGCGGGCCCTGGGAGAACTGCGTGAAGGTCTCTCCCCGGAACGCGGCTTCCCCGTACTTCTTACCGACCTCGAACGCACGACCGGAAAAGGGTGGACATGACGAAGATCGTCAAGCAGAGCGCCCGCGCCCTCCTGTTCGACGAGCACCGGCGGCTGGTGCTCATCAAGCGCACCAAACCCGGGCAGGAGCCTTACTGGGTCTCCGTGGGCGGCGGGCTGGAGCCGGAGGACGCCGACGCAGAGGCCGCGCTGCACCGCGAGGTGTCCGAGGAGTTGGGTGGGAAGATCGACCGGGTCCGCCAGGTCCTGCTCATCACCGACGACCTTCCCGGAGGCGTGGGCCTTCAACATGTCTTCGTCGCCCGGCTGCTCTCCGCTGACCTGGGGCAGCGTACCGGGGCCGAGTTCACCGAACCCGGCCGCGGCACCTACGAGGTGGTCGCCGTTCCCGCCACCCGTGACACTCTCGCGGACATTCGCCTCCTGCCGCCCCGGCTCGCCGACTTCCTCCAAGCGAACCTCCACGGCCTCCTCGCCCTGGTGAACCAGGGCGACGAAACCTGACCGGGATGGGACGCGATGACCGGATTCGTCAGTCTCAACGGCCCCGACAACAGCGGCAAGTCGACGCAGGTGCGCATGCTCGCCGACGGTTGGGAGGGGTTCTGCGACCTGGGCCCCGTCCACCGGCACGATCCGGTTCCCTGGTCCCGGGTGTCGGGTCAGGACTACGCCGCCTGGTGGTTCGCCACCTCCACCACGGAGGAACTGACCGCCATGCTGTTCGCCGGCCACGCCAAGCGGGCACGGGCGCTGCCTCCGGGAAGGACCGGGCTCCTCGACCGCGGCTGGTACATGCTGCTCGCCACAGCGATCGCCACCTGCGCCGTCAAGGAGTCGGTATCGGTCGAGGGCGCCTGGCACCGCGTCAGGGCCCTCGTCGGCGCTGAGGAGCCTGAACCGTGCGAGCTCCCGGTCCTGCTGCTGCCCTCGACCGATACCGAACGCAGCATCGCCATCGCTCGGCGCCGCGACCACAGCCCGTGGACCGGGACCTACCTCGACTACCAGATGCACCTGCACCGCGTACTTCTGCGCATGGCGCACCAGGACGTGTTCGTCGAAGTCGTGTCCGACGACCTCCTCAACGCCGACGAGACACACGTGCGCATCCGCCGGGCCCTCCTCGCCCGAGGGATCGGCGCCCCCGCGAACCGCTGACCGTGAAGGACGGACCACCCCCGTGACCCCTCCCTGCCTCTTTCTCGACGAACCCCTCGAACCCCTGACCGGCCGACTCCCTCCCAAGGAACGCGAACGCCTCCGGGAAGTGGCGGCCCGGCTGCACCACACGAACCACCTGCTGTGGACGGCCGAGGACACGGTCCGGGGCAGCACACTCGACACGTCCCGGGTCGCCGACGGCAAACGCACCATCGACCGGCTCAACATGGACCGTGCCCGCCACACCGAGCGCCTGGACGAAGTGATCGCCGCGGCCTGTCCGCCCTGCGACGGGACCGTACCGCTGCACACCGAATCCATCGGCTCCGTGGTCGACCGGCTGTCGGTGTCGGTCCTTCGGCTGCACCACACGCGGCTGGCGGCGGGCGACGACCCCGGCGTCCGGGCACGCCTGGCCGGGGTGGAAACACAGCTCCAGGAGGTGGGCGAAGCGCTCCGACTCCTTGCCGAGGACGTCTCGGCCGGTCGACGGCGGCTCCCCCAGGGGGCGAGGTTCAAGCTCTACGGCACCACCGTGCGCACCCGGACACGTCCGGTGCCGAGCTCCCACCTGCCACGGGTCATCGCACTGGGCGGCCTGAGCGAGTGCGGCAAGACCACCTCCGGGATCTTCCTGAACCGGGACGAGGGCGCCGCACGGTTCAAGATCGGCTACCTCCTCACCCAGGCCGCCGCCCGCCAGGGCCTGGCCGCCCCCTACGTCCTCTCACCGCAACGGCAGGCCGAACTCCTCCTGGAAGAACTGAACCGGTTCGCGGACGCCCACCGGGACATCCGCCTGATCACCATCGAATCCGTGCACAGGGCCGAGTCGATCGCGGCTCTCAAGGAGATGATGGGCGAACTCCTCCACGTGGTCTACATCGACGCTTCCCGTCCGCTGAGGCTGGCACGGTCGGGAGGGGACGAGCGGGCGCTGGAGGAGAAGGACCGGGTCAAGACCGGACGGGGCGCGGACCGGATTCCGGCCGATGCGGTCCTGGACAACTCCGGCAGCGTGATCCGGCTGCACAGCAGGTTGCGCCACCTGGCCGGGCCTGCGGTCGGTGCTCGGTTCAAGCTCCTTCCTCCCCAAGAGCTGGCCCTGCCTCCGGCGGTTCGGGAGGCGACATCGCGGCTCACCGATGCGCTGTCGGCCCTTCCCGACGACCGGTGCCTGGCCGCGTTGACCGGCAGCGCGGCCCACGGCGGTTGGAGGCAGGGGTGGTCCGACATCGACCTGCTCGTGTTCTCCGAGGAAGGACACGGTGAGGAGGTGAAACGGGCGGTCGAGGTCTACCGGGCCGCCCTTCTGGCCCAGAACGGTATCCACCTGGGGGCGACGCTCCTGCCCCTCGCCGAAGCACAGGCCCGCCGTCTTCCCAATCGGGTGCTCGCGGCGCTGGTCATGCTCCAGGAAGGCGCTCCCGCCCTCCTTGCCGGCCCAGGGCTGAGGCTCCCGGTGATCTCACGGGCAGAAGTGGAACGAGCGACTCCCGCCGCCCTGGCCGACGTGGTCGCCACCACCCGGCGACTGCGCCACGACCCCGGCCGGGGACGGATCCGTCCCCTGTACAAGCACGTGGCCCTGATCTGCCGACTCCTGCTCAGAGAACAGGCGGTCTGGGTGGACGGAGGCGACGCCGTCACCGAAGCACAGAGGCTGCTGCCCGACCTCGGATCCCTCGGTCTTCCGCCCGTGGACGAGGTCATAGCCGCCCACCGCGAGGGGGTGGACCGGCACCGGGTGCTCGGAGCGATCGAGGCGGCCGCCGACCGGCTGCTCGCCTGGCACCGACGACAGTGCGCCGCCTGAACGCGACCAGGAGAGGAAAGACATGGAAGCCGTGACCGAGGAAACCGGATTCCACGCCGAGATCGTTCCCCGGCTGGACGCCGGGCCCGGAAGCCGCCCCGAGCGGGTACTCCACGCCCTGGACGGTACCCGCTCCGCTGTACCGCCTGCCCGCCTCACCGATGCCGGACAGCTCCTGTGGGAGTCCCTGCGACACAGGCTGCCCTCAGCCGTGCGCGCCGACGCGGTCCTGGGCCTGGACGCGGGCGGGATCGTGCCCGCGCTGGCCCTCAGCCTGGCGTCGGGGCTGCCCTACAAGCTCGCGTGGAAGGTGCGCGTCCCGCTTCCTGGAGCCGTGCACTTCGTCGAGGGCCACGCCAACCGGCCGAACGTGTTCGCCTACGGCATCACCCCGGGGCAGAGTTACCTCTTGGCCGACGACGAGGTGACGACCGGCGTCACCCTGGTCAACCTCGTCCAGGCCCTGCGCGCGCAGGGAGCGCACCCGCTGGCCGCGGTCTGCCTGGCCGAGGACACCTGGTACAACGCCAGATCCGTCATCGAGGAACTCGGCATCCCCCTGGTCTCCCTCACCCGGATCGGGCAGGAGCGATGAGCCCGCCGGTGCGTCGCCACTGGGGTGGGACCGTCTACACACCAGGGCAGGTGCGCAGTGAACCCCTCGGCTACGACCGGGAAGCGCTTCCTGCCGGCCGGTCGCTGCCCGAACCCCCGGACCATCTCCTTCGGCGAGCCGTGGAACGGTGCGGTCAGGTCGTGGTGGCCTTCCAGAGCAAACTGGGGGACTCGCTCCTCGCCTTCGGGGCGGTCGCGGCGGTCACGGACGCCCTCGCCCTCAACGGCCGGACCGTTCCCCTCCGCACGGTGGGCCGGTACGGGCGGCTCTACCCGGTGACACCCTCGGCTCCTTGTCCATGGCGTTCCTCGTTCCGGTTGATCCTCGGTGACGAATCCGGTGTGGCACTGGCACAGCCCACCGGAGAAGACCACGTACTGATCTGCCGCCCGGAGAGAGCCCGCTGTTTCCACGACGGCCGACACGCCCACCCCTTCCTCCCCGCCCGCTACTACCTGGAGGTGGAGCGGCGCGTCGGTGCCCGTCTGCCCGGCGAGCCGCCGTTCCTGACGCCCCTGTCCCGGGACGGCGGAGCCCCGGCCGGGGGAGGGCTGACGGTCGCCGCCGTCATCGCCACCAGCCGCCCCGACCGCAAGGACTACGGAGCCGAGCGCTTCGCCGCCGCCGCTCGGATCATCGGTGAGCGAACCGGGCGCCGCGTACGGCTCCTTCTCATTCCCGGACGTGAGGAGAGGGCTCCCCGACCACTGGAAGCCGCTGATGGTTTCGAAGTGGAGTGGGCGGCGGACATCCCGTTGGAGGAGCTGGCCACACTGTTCGCCCGGTGCGACGTCGTCCTGGGCAACGACACCGGCCTCACCCACCTGGCCGCGCTCAGCTCGGCCAGAGCCGAGGTCGTCGGCCTGTACGGAAGGCATTCCCACAGCAAGTGGCGGACCGGATTGAGCCGCCACCATGCCCTGGCCACACCCTTCTCCGAGCACATGCACCGCCGGGACCTGTGTCCCGTGCGCGACAGCCTGGACGAAAGGGACGCGCCGCGGTCTCCGCTGTCCTCGATACCTCCGGCCACCGTGGCGGAAACCGCCGTCCTCGCCCTGGATCGAGGAACTCCGTGAACACTCCGGCGTTCTTCCCGCGGATCGGACGGCCGCTGAAGCACACCCGAAACCGGCTCTACCCGATCGACACCCCGAGGCGAAGCCTCATCGCCAAATGCATGCCCGACCACGGCGAGGCCCGCGCGGAGGCGGCAGGTCACCGGCTCCTGCGCGAGTGGTACCCGGTGCCCGCCCTGCACCACCACATCCGGCTCCCGGGACGCTCGGTCCTGGTGTACGACAGGCTGCCCGGCGGTCCTGACCGCGGGCTCCTCCTCGACCTGCTCAACACCCCCGATGACGGAGACCACGCCGCCCTGGAGGCCTACATGGGGGAGCTGACAGCCGCCTACGCAGGGGTTTTCGCGAAGACCGCCGAACTGACCCCACCGGAGGCCGTCGTCGGGAAGCTGTACCGGGACCGCGCCGCGCCGGGCGGACGGCTCGACCGCTACTACGCCGGACGTGACCTGCCGCTGACCGACACCGAGACCGGGCCGAAGGCGAGCGACCTGGCCCGGACGGGCCTGTACGTCAACGGACGCCACTACAGGCTCGACTGGGAGGGAACACGCACCTGGCTGCGCAACGCGTTCGACGCCCCCGTCTGGAGCGCGATCAGCCAGGGGGACCCGACCGACGTCAACCTCGCGGCGCCCCTGGCCTGGCTCGACTACGACACCGCCGGACGCAACGCCATCGCGGGAGAGATCGCCGATTTCAGCTTCCACACGGCCGTTCTCGGAGGCTGGCTGGTCCCCCTCCTCAACCCGGAGGCGTTCGTCCGGCACCCCGCCACCTTCGACCGCGTGCCCGCGAACACACCACGGATCAGCGCACGCCTGCGTGAGGGCGTACTCCACATCCGCTTCACCGACCGACTCTCCGCCACACGGCGGCTCGCTCTGGACCGCTATTGGGAACTGTTCGTCCGCCCGATCGCGGCCCGGTACTTTCCCGGGGAGTCCCTGGCCCAGGCCCTCCGCCCCTACTTGGCGATGCGCATCATCGGCGTCTTCGACCTCGCCCGTATGACCTTGGAACAGCGGTTGTACCTGCTGGCCAAACTCGCCCTGTGCGCGACTCCCGACTTCTCCCCGCAGCGCTTCTTCGACCTGGAGGAGTCCTCATGCCCTACTCCTTGAACGGCCGTCTGGCCCTGGTCACCGGAGCCACCGGCGGCATCGGCTCGGCCATTGTCCGCGCTCTCGTCGCCAACGGGGCCCGAGTCGCTCTGGCCCACTTCAACGACCCCCACGGCGCCGAGCACCTCGCTCAGGAGATCGCCGTCCGAGGGGGAGCAGCCGAAGCCTTCGACGCGGACCTGCGCTCGCCCGCCGCGCCGGCGGAGCTCTACGCGCGCGTCCATGACCGGATGGGGCCGCCGGACGTCATCGTCACGGCGGCCGGCGACTACCCCCGCACCCCGCATGCGGACCTCACGCAGGGGCGCTGGTCTGAGTGCCTTGCCCTCAACCTGACCGCCCACCACCTGCTCGCCCAGGCCGCTGCTCCAGGGATGATCTCCCAGGGGCACGGCCGTCTCATCGGCATCGGCAGTGTGCTCGCGGCCGCGGGCAGACACGACCTCGCCGACTACATCGCGGCCAAGGCCGGACTCGAAGGCCTCACCCGTGCCCTCGCGCGCGAATACGGTCAGCACGGGGTCACCGTGAACTGCGTGGCTCCAGGGTCCATCCGCGTACCCGCTGAAGAGCAGGTCGTTCCCGACCCCGAAGCCATGGAGAAGCGGCAACTGGCCCGGCAGTGCGTCCGCCGCCGCGGCCGACCGGAGGAGGTCGCCTCCGCCGTCGTCTTCCTCGCCAGCGAGGAGGCCGGATTCATCACCGGCCAGACCCTGCGAGTCGACGGAGGATGGGTCCTTGGCTGATATCCACTTCATCCGCCACGCCCACTACACCGGGCACAGGTCGGGGTACCACGCACCCGACGACGCCGAACCGTCCCCCGAGGGGCGTCGGACTGCGATCGCCGCGGCCGGGGCGCTGCCCGCGGTCGCCGGTATCGTGTCCAGCCCCTTGCCGCGTGCACTACAGACGGCCGGGCTTCTCGCCGAACACTCCGGAACGCCCTTGCTGGACGTGCTCCCCGAACTCCGAGAGTGGCGCAGTCCGACCACGGTCCAAGGAATCTCTCCCGCCGACCTCCCCGAGGACTACGCCGCGTGGCGGGGGAGGCGTGCTCTCGATCCGACCAGCCGTTACGGGGACGGAGAATCAGAACGCGAGCTGACCGAGCGGGCCGAGAGAGCCGCTGAGCGTCTCAACGCCCTCGCCTCCGAATACGGACCCGTCCTCGTCGTCTCCCACAAGATGCTCCTGCGCGCTCTGGACCGTTCCGAGGTCTCGGTGTTCGACCCGAACCACTGGGATGAGTGGAGTTTCCTGGAACTCCGCACAGCCGAGGAGATGGAGATCTGGTCCGGTCACCGGAGGAGGACTACATGGCGGACGACGTACGCACCATCACCCAGGAGCAGCGGCGGCACGCGGAATTGATCTGGGAGTACCACCGCATGCACCACCGGGTGCGGCGGTGCGATGCGGCGATCGCCTTGGGCTGCAACGACATCGGTGTCGCCTCCTACGCCGCCGAGCTCTACCTTGCCGGGTACTTTCCCACCCTGGTGTTCACCGGAGCCAACAGCCCCGAGACCGCGGAGATCTTCCCGTGCGGGGAGGCGGTGCACTTCCTCGAGCGGGCACTCGAACTCGGGGTCCCCGACACCGCGGTGCTGGTGGAGCCGGAGGCGGCGAACACCGGGCAGAACATCGCCCGATCACCCCGCCCGATCACCCCGCCCCCGACGGGGCGGTGCCGCTCGCGGCGGCACCGCCCCGGGGACCGGACGCGGCCTCAGCCCCGGGTACACACGGCGACCGCACCCACCTCGAAGATCACTTCGTCAGGAGCTCCAACCGCGACTGCACCCCGATCCCCGGGAGCGGACCACCTGTCGAGGGATCCGCGATCACGGCCGATGGCGGAAACCGATGCGCATCAGTCGGCTGTCGGCCCAGTCTTCGAGCCGGGTCGGCCGGATGGTGCCGGGGTCGTGGGGCTGGTTGAGATCCGCGACGATCTCCGCCAGCACGGTCCGGCGTTCCGCCGGGTCGGTGACGGGCGTGGCCCAGGCGGGCAGATCCGCCCGGACCCCGTTCTTGAGGTGGAAGGTGAAGGCGGGGTCGGCGAGAAGGTTCGCATACCAGTCGGTGGCGGCCCCGCCGGCGCCGCTGCACAGGTAGGTGGCGCCCGCCGCCCGGTAGAAGAAGATCTCGATGCGGCGTGCCCGGCCGGTGCGGCGTCCCAGCGTCGTGATGTCGACGATCCGTTCCGCGGTGCCTGCGGCGGGGGTGATCTCGATGGCTCGCCGGATGTGTTCGGGCAGGTGGGCCAAGGACGCGTCCTGTGCGGGGCCGTTCGACCCTGTCGTCTCCGGAGCGCTCATGCGGCGTCGGCCTGAAGGGCGGGGCCGAGGAGGAGCCCACCGTCGATGACGTACTCCGACCCGGTGATGAACGACGCGTCCGATGACGCGAGGAACAGGAGGAGCCGGGTGACGTCGGTCGGCTCCCCGAGTCGGGGGATGGCGAACGGCTCGGGTGAGTAGAAGTCGGCGATCGCCGCGGTGGCGCCGACTGCCGGTTCTTGGATGAAGGGGGTCGCGATCACGCCGGGGTGGATGGTGTTCACACGGATGCGGTCTCGGCCGAGCTCGAGCGCCGCCGTTCGGGTGAGGCCTCGCACGGCCCACTTGCCGGCGACGTACGGCGCGTAGTGCACCGTGCCGCCCAGGCCCATGGTCGAGCCGATGTTGACGATGACTCCCCCTGCTGCGCGGCGCAGAGCGGGGGCGGTGGCCTTGATGCCGAGGAAGGTCCCGGTGAGGTTGATGTCGAGGATGCGCGACCACGTGGCCCGGTCCGTCTTTTCGATCGGTGCCGGCGGGTTCTGGACGCCCGCGTTGTTGACGAGCACGTTCAGGGCGCCGAAGGCGCTCTCGGCGGCCAGCACCGCGGCGGACCACGAGTTCTCGTCGGTGACGTCGAGGTGGGTGAAGCGGGCGCGGGGCCCGAGCCGGTCGGCGAGGGCGGCGCCGCGTTCTGCGTCGATGTCGCCGATCACCACGTTCGCTCCCTCTGCGTGGAAGGCGCGTACGTGGCTCGATCCCTGGCCACCGGTCCCGCCGGTCACGAGCACGGTCTGGTCGTCGAAGCGGTGCATCGGATGTTCCTTCGGTACGCGGGTGACCGGCCGGGGTCATCGGTGATGAACGACGGCCGGTGGTGAGCCCATCGACTCACCACTGTCCGACACTAGATCGGAGCCAGAGGTGAGTCAAGCCACTCGCCTCGTATAATCGATCCATGAGCAGAGCCGTGACGACGTACCATCAGCGCATCGCCCAGGAGAAGCGCGCGCTGATCCTGACGGCCGCGACCGCACTGTTCCTCGAACTGGGCTACGACCGGACGTCGCTGGCGCGGATCGCGGAACGCTCGGGCGTTTCGCGGGCCACCCTGTTCAAGCAGTTCCCGAGCAAGGCGGCCCTGTTCGACGCCATGGTCACCGAGTCCTGGTCGATCGCCGAGGAGGAGGACCCCCCGCCGGCAGGCGACATCGTCGCCGGGCTCGGCGTCATCGGCCACCGCTACGCCGAGCTGTTGGGCCGCGCCCGGATGACCGACCTGTTCCGAATCGTCATCGCCGAGCTGCCGCGATTCCCCGAACTCGCCAATGCGCAGTTCTCGCACGGGAAGATGCCCTACTTCGAGTCCGTGCGCGGCTACCTGCTGGCCGAGCACGAGGCGGGAACGGTGCGGGTCGATGACGTGGACCTCGCAGCGACCCAGTTCCTGGGCATGATCTCCAACTACGTCTTCTGGCCGACACTCCTGGTGCCGGGCTGGGAGGTGAGCGCCGAACGCGCCGCTCAGGTGGTCGAGGAGGCCGTCCGCACCACCGCCGCCCGGTACGCCGTGACCGGAGCAGAGCCGGCGGCCAGCGGCTGAGTCCCACCGCCACAAGGGGCCGCTGCCCGAGCAGGCGAGGCCGTCGACCCCAAGGACGTTCGCGGGGTGCCCCCGGAACGGACACCGAAGGAGAAGGAAGGGGAGCGCCGATGTGTCGCCCCGACCTGCCGGCCGCAGTGTGGCGGTCTCCGAAGGGATCCGGGTGCCGGCGCTCACCTGGCACAGGCGATCATCCCGACCTTCGACCGGCGAGTCGGTACCGCTCGCAGCGGTGCCGCCTCACCGCCCTGCGGGGAGGGGCGGAAAACCGCCGGTCACCGGGGTGCGCCCCGTATTCACCCACCCCGGATGTGCGTTCCCGGCCGGAGCCTGACAGGCTTCCACCACCGTGCGCCCGGGTGGGAAGCGCAGCCCCACCGGCCAACGACACCCACCCGGCGCACGCCGTCCCGGGCGCCCGGCGGGGCGGCGCGGCCGCCGCCCCGCCCCGCGGACCGGGCGCGGTCTCAACTCCGGGGGCGCACGGCGACCGCGTCCACCTCGAAGAGCATCCCCGGCAGCGCCAGCCCGGCCACGCCGAGCAGCGTCTGCGTGGGCGGGCGGTCGCCCCAGGTCCGCGCGATGCGCGCGGTGAGCACGCCCAGGCGGTCGAGGTCGAGCCCCACCACGTAGGTGCCGAGCCGCACCACGTCGCGCGGCGCGACCCCGGCGGCCTCCAGGGCGGTCTCCAGGTTCGCGAAGGACCGCTCCACCTGCTCGGCGAAACCGTCGGAGGCGACCCCTCCCTCCGCGTCGGAGGCGTACTGCCCCGCGACGAACACGAACTCCTCCGTACGCGCCAGGTGGCTGTAGCCGAAACCGGTCGGGTCGTGCAGGGCGGCGGGGTTGAGGACGGTGTGGCCCATGGTTCTCTTCTCTCTCGTTCGTCTCTTACAGTTCGTCGTCGTTCTCGTCGGCGGGTCGGTCGCACGGCGGCGCCGCGCGGGGGAGCGGGAAGGCCACCAGGACCAGTGCCGCCACCAGCAGCGCTCCCGCCAGCAGGAGCGCCCCGTTCGGCCCCGCCGCGTCCAGCGCCAGCCCGCCGCCCAGCGCCCCCAGGGCGATCGCGGCGTTGAAGGCCGCCACGAACAGCGAGGTCGCGCCCTCGGCCCGCTCCGGCGCGGCCCGCAGCATCCAGGTCTGGAGGCCGACCGACACGCCCCCGTAGGCCAGTCCCCACAGGCCGACCGCGAGCGCCCCCGTCCACGGTCCGCCGACCGCCGAGAGCAGGAGCACGGTCAGCGCGAGCGCCCCGGCGACGCCTCCCAGCACCCCGCGGACGCTCCGGCCGACCAGCACCCCCGCCAGGAGGTTCCCGGCCAGCCCCGCCGTCCCGAACAGCAGCAGCGTCCAGCCGACCGCCGCGGCGTCCATCCCCGCCTGTCCGTGCAGCAGCGGGCGGACGAACGTGTAGGCCGTGAAGTGCCCGGCCACCAGAAGCAGCGTCAGCACCACCCCGATCCGCACCCCGCCACCCCGGAGCAGGCCGCCCAGGTCGGCCGGCCGCAGCGACCGCTCGACGGGCAGCGGGGGCACGAGGGCGAGCACCCCCGCCAGGGCCACGAGCCCCAGCAGCCCGGCCGCCCCGAACAGCGGCCGCCACCCGTACGCCTCGGCCAGCAGCGTCCCCAGCGGCACCCCGACCACCGAGGCGGCCGAGACCCCGCTGAAGACCACCGCCGTGGCCGCGCCCACCCGGCGGGCCGGGACCAGCCGCGGCGCCAGCCCTCCGGCGACGGCCCAGAACCCGCCGATCGCCGCGCCGATCGCGACCCGCGCGGCCAGTACGGCGGCCAGGTCCTGCCCCACAGCGGTGACCAGGTTCCCCGCGGCCAGTAGGGCCAGCAGCCCGGCCAGGACGAGCCGCCGGTCGATCCGGCCCGCGATGGTCGCGGTGAGCGGCGCGGCCGCCGCCGCGACGACGCCCGGCACGGTGACCGCCAGTCCCGCCCGGGCCTCCTCCACTCCCAGG is a window of Nocardiopsis changdeensis DNA encoding:
- a CDS encoding histidine phosphatase family protein, with the translated sequence MADIHFIRHAHYTGHRSGYHAPDDAEPSPEGRRTAIAAAGALPAVAGIVSSPLPRALQTAGLLAEHSGTPLLDVLPELREWRSPTTVQGISPADLPEDYAAWRGRRALDPTSRYGDGESERELTERAERAAERLNALASEYGPVLVVSHKMLLRALDRSEVSVFDPNHWDEWSFLELRTAEEMEIWSGHRRRTTWRTTYAPSPRSSGGTRN
- a CDS encoding MFS transporter; translated protein: MSRRAAAPEAGAAASATRTALGGARGWSAVAAVALGIFALMTTELLPVGLLTPMAADLGVEEARAGLAVTVPGVVAAAAAPLTATIAGRIDRRLVLAGLLALLAAGNLVTAVGQDLAAVLAARVAIGAAIGGFWAVAGGLAPRLVPARRVGAATAVVFSGVSAASVVGVPLGTLLAEAYGWRPLFGAAGLLGLVALAGVLALVPPLPVERSLRPADLGGLLRGGGVRIGVVLTLLLVAGHFTAYTFVRPLLHGQAGMDAAAVGWTLLLFGTAGLAGNLLAGVLVGRSVRGVLGGVAGALALTVLLLSAVGGPWTGALAVGLWGLAYGGVSVGLQTWMLRAAPERAEGATSLFVAAFNAAIALGALGGGLALDAAGPNGALLLAGALLVAALVLVAFPLPRAAPPCDRPADENDDEL
- a CDS encoding SDR family NAD(P)-dependent oxidoreductase, whose translation is MPYSLNGRLALVTGATGGIGSAIVRALVANGARVALAHFNDPHGAEHLAQEIAVRGGAAEAFDADLRSPAAPAELYARVHDRMGPPDVIVTAAGDYPRTPHADLTQGRWSECLALNLTAHHLLAQAAAPGMISQGHGRLIGIGSVLAAAGRHDLADYIAAKAGLEGLTRALAREYGQHGVTVNCVAPGSIRVPAEEQVVPDPEAMEKRQLARQCVRRRGRPEEVASAVVFLASEEAGFITGQTLRVDGGWVLG
- a CDS encoding TetR/AcrR family transcriptional regulator, producing MSRAVTTYHQRIAQEKRALILTAATALFLELGYDRTSLARIAERSGVSRATLFKQFPSKAALFDAMVTESWSIAEEEDPPPAGDIVAGLGVIGHRYAELLGRARMTDLFRIVIAELPRFPELANAQFSHGKMPYFESVRGYLLAEHEAGTVRVDDVDLAATQFLGMISNYVFWPTLLVPGWEVSAERAAQVVEEAVRTTAARYAVTGAEPAASG
- a CDS encoding SDR family oxidoreductase, which translates into the protein MHRFDDQTVLVTGGTGGQGSSHVRAFHAEGANVVIGDIDAERGAALADRLGPRARFTHLDVTDENSWSAAVLAAESAFGALNVLVNNAGVQNPPAPIEKTDRATWSRILDINLTGTFLGIKATAPALRRAAGGVIVNIGSTMGLGGTVHYAPYVAGKWAVRGLTRTAALELGRDRIRVNTIHPGVIATPFIQEPAVGATAAIADFYSPEPFAIPRLGEPTDVTRLLLFLASSDASFITGSEYVIDGGLLLGPALQADAA
- a CDS encoding RidA family protein, whose translation is MGHTVLNPAALHDPTGFGYSHLARTEEFVFVAGQYASDAEGGVASDGFAEQVERSFANLETALEAAGVAPRDVVRLGTYVVGLDLDRLGVLTARIARTWGDRPPTQTLLGVAGLALPGMLFEVDAVAVRPRS
- a CDS encoding nitroreductase/quinone reductase family protein — its product is MAHLPEHIRRAIEITPAAGTAERIVDITTLGRRTGRARRIEIFFYRAAGATYLCSGAGGAATDWYANLLADPAFTFHLKNGVRADLPAWATPVTDPAERRTVLAEIVADLNQPHDPGTIRPTRLEDWADSRLMRIGFRHRP